One stretch of Candidatus Poribacteria bacterium DNA includes these proteins:
- a CDS encoding Gfo/Idh/MocA family oxidoreductase → MTMYRAGVIGLGRMGSTFDDEITQGGSIFLPYCHGPTYHAAPNVELAAGADLHAEQAGIFGERWGLGSDHIYSDYREMLEKENLDIVSVCTTARIRSTLVQDVARSSVKAIWAEKPIALSLAEADAMVETCRAEGVALAINCARRWNPFFSEARKLIDAGEIGDVLQVTVYAQCGLSHNGSHAIDILRYMAGGNVEWVFGEMESDEAAAGESDLQGNGYLVFDNGVRAYLRSTSCGAAPWEVDVIGTTGRIRSVNNAETFELIRVIPGGRRGRGVPAQCPFPIPVRMQGMGLTIVEDLINAIENGTSPKCSGEDGRAALEVAVALRESHRRGGVKVELPIEDRNLQILSSEIQNDDTPARIRRLQAR, encoded by the coding sequence AGGTGTAATCGGTTTGGGACGTATGGGAAGCACTTTTGACGATGAAATCACGCAAGGTGGTTCGATCTTTCTGCCATACTGTCACGGTCCGACCTATCATGCGGCACCGAATGTAGAATTGGCAGCAGGTGCCGATCTACACGCCGAACAGGCAGGGATCTTCGGTGAACGGTGGGGACTGGGTTCTGACCACATCTACAGCGATTATCGTGAAATGTTGGAGAAGGAAAATCTGGACATTGTGAGTGTTTGCACGACGGCACGGATTCGGTCGACCCTTGTGCAAGATGTGGCGCGCTCCAGTGTCAAAGCGATCTGGGCAGAAAAACCGATTGCGCTCAGTCTCGCCGAAGCGGATGCGATGGTGGAGACCTGCCGAGCAGAAGGGGTCGCGCTGGCGATCAATTGTGCGCGCCGCTGGAATCCGTTCTTTAGTGAAGCCCGAAAACTCATCGACGCAGGCGAAATCGGTGATGTGCTTCAAGTGACAGTCTATGCCCAGTGTGGACTCTCGCATAACGGGAGCCATGCTATTGATATTTTGCGTTACATGGCAGGCGGAAACGTAGAGTGGGTTTTCGGTGAAATGGAGTCCGATGAAGCGGCTGCAGGGGAAAGTGATCTGCAGGGAAACGGCTATCTCGTTTTTGATAACGGTGTGCGTGCGTATCTGCGCAGTACATCGTGTGGGGCAGCCCCGTGGGAGGTCGATGTCATCGGCACGACCGGACGTATCCGTTCTGTCAACAACGCCGAAACCTTTGAATTGATTCGTGTGATCCCCGGTGGACGGCGTGGACGCGGAGTGCCTGCCCAATGTCCATTCCCGATTCCCGTGCGGATGCAGGGGATGGGACTCACAATCGTTGAAGATCTCATCAACGCCATTGAGAACGGGACTTCCCCGAAATGTTCGGGAGAAGATGGGCGTGCTGCATTAGAGGTTGCGGTCGCACTCCGAGAATCGCATCGGCGTGGCGGTGTAAAAGTGGAACTACCGATTGAAGATCGGAACCTCCAGATTCTCTCCTCCGAAATTCAGAATGACGACACGCCCGCCCGAATTCGGAGATTACAAGCGCGTTGA
- a CDS encoding phytanoyl-CoA dioxygenase family protein codes for MKPADYAFFKENGYVSLGKILSDAEVARFVHTFDRDRTEVKDHWYRIGHHQTVNCDALLTSPEFDTVIRHPIVMDCLQTLMGNAPCFSEVCIRYMAPYDGELNRGWHRDGPRHWLEHPLRIGFIQLMLYLTDVDETTHCFSLSPESVEDEILETDAQLERRGIVDLYGPAGTAILFNIGVLHTATTRPTQEERKTVQVYYGHPNRRYLSEDSIIPVDLWRDHPDSEVRAFYGVFNNKTRDYLEHTTATGELPFEETLALLRELDVKHRKR; via the coding sequence ATGAAACCAGCAGATTATGCGTTTTTTAAAGAGAATGGGTATGTCTCACTCGGTAAGATTCTGAGTGATGCAGAGGTTGCGCGTTTCGTTCATACCTTTGACCGGGACCGCACTGAAGTGAAAGATCACTGGTATCGTATCGGGCATCACCAGACCGTGAATTGCGATGCCCTTTTGACTTCACCTGAATTCGACACTGTGATTCGGCATCCGATCGTCATGGATTGTCTGCAGACATTGATGGGGAATGCCCCTTGCTTTTCAGAAGTCTGCATCCGTTACATGGCCCCCTACGATGGTGAGCTGAATCGGGGGTGGCATCGAGATGGTCCGAGGCACTGGCTTGAGCATCCGTTACGCATCGGGTTCATACAGTTGATGCTCTATCTGACCGATGTTGATGAGACGACCCACTGTTTCTCCTTATCACCGGAATCGGTGGAAGATGAAATTCTCGAAACAGACGCGCAGTTGGAGCGTAGGGGCATTGTCGATTTGTACGGACCCGCTGGGACAGCCATACTCTTCAACATCGGTGTTTTACACACCGCGACGACCCGTCCTACGCAAGAAGAACGTAAGACGGTGCAAGTCTATTATGGGCATCCGAACCGTCGGTATTTAAGCGAAGATTCTATTATACCTGTTGACCTGTGGCGAGACCATCCCGACTCTGAAGTGCGTGCCTTTTATGGTGTGTTTAACAACAAGACGCGCGACTATCTCGAACACACGACTGCAACGGGTGAACTGCCGTTTGAGGAGACTTTAGCACTCCTGCGCGAACTGGATGTAAAGCACCGAAAGCGGTAA